One window of Papaver somniferum cultivar HN1 chromosome 9, ASM357369v1, whole genome shotgun sequence genomic DNA carries:
- the LOC113313233 gene encoding protein-tyrosine-phosphatase MKP1-like translates to MVVGEEDDATTSVEKFEIPGGRKFWKSASWSASKSQQQGPAVFDNVKEGTEKNGGPFRRFPVPLTPGSQQNCKARACLPPLQPLSIARRSLDEWPRAGSDDLGEWQPPTPSGKGDSFKLREGLKLDVSLCQKVPDPSGSLASRDRIACFDKECSKVADHIYLGGDAVAKNRDILRKNGITHVLNCVGFVCPEYFKADLVYKTLWLQDSPSEDITSILYDVFDYFEDVREQGGRVFVHCCQGVSRSTSLVIAYLMWREGQSFDDAFQFVKAARRIANPNMGFACQLLQCQKRVHAIPLSPSSVLRMYRMAPHSPYDPLHLVPKMLNDPSPSALDSRGAFIIHVPSAIYVWIGKRCEPIMERDTKGAAYQVVRYERVQGPIVTVEEGDEPLEFWDAFYNLVPSVNKSNNGAQLCSDQVGSVVKNCAGERKVDLYNVDYELFQKATAGGFVPPFSSSEAGEETLLPVRESNWSVLRRRFASGKMKEFVSAPKVSLCRIYSDSILIKDTDSRVQKLLPLLADSSTLSSPSYHSPNSVSSDSIPSSKFSSESPSQSPSTSTCSLTPSPASSTSSDLLHVSTNNSTHNVCNSPRVASVGQSPKSGSQSVLSPSKRFALSLAERRGSLSPSLKLPCSKDDASLSSRRFKSAFASSLVSLQDGLGRNSHPCSLDKACNKEEVAQFKEGFSSEVGDAIQGSQLQNGWELSVKAESLGKDSEVHSTIQPSIFCWPNLEKIETFAVSNLDSKSAFLFLAPSVGVSKDTVRIPYLWIGKFFKHDNSQTQLTDKIDVAEVEQVDWNQAGSDFHSLIDLPKDATIKVVKEEEEPAEFLDLLYSL, encoded by the exons atggtggtgggagaagaAGATGATGCCACTACTTCTGTGGAGAAATTTGAAATACCAGGTGGTCGTAAGTTCTGGAAGTCGGCATCATGGTCTGCATCTAAGTCTCAGCAACAGGGGCCTGCAGTTTTTGATAATGTAAAAGAAGGTACTGAGAAGAATGGTGGTCCGTTTAGACGGTTCCCTGTTCCACTAACTCCTGGGTCGCAGCAGAATTGCAAGGCTAGAGCTTGTTTGCCTCCGTTGCAGCCATTGTCGATTGCTCGTAGAAGTTTAGATGAATGGCCGAGAGCTGGTTCAGATGATTTAGGAGAGTGGCAACCACCTACCCCCAGTGGTAAAGGTGATTCATTTAAGCTTAGAGAGGGTTTGAAGCTTGATGTGTCTCTGTGCCAGAAGGTTCCAGATCCGTCGGGAAGTCTTGCTAGTAGAGATAGGATTGCTTGCTTCGACAAAGAGTGTTCGAAGGTTGCGGACCACATTTATCTCGGAGGAGATGCAGTTGCGAAGAACagagatatattgagaaaaaATGGTATCACTCATGTTCTTAATTGTGTTGGTTTCGTTTGTCCTGAATACTTCAAGGCAGACCTTGTGTACAAGACATTGTGGTTGCAGGATAGCCCTTCAGAGGACATAACTAGCATACTTTATGATGTCTTCGACTACTTTGAGGATGTAAGAGAGCAAGGGGGAAGGGTTTTTGTTCATTGTTGTCAAGGTGTTTCTCGTTCGACATCTTTAGTGATTGCATATTTGATGTGGAGAGAAGGACAGAGCTTTGATGATGCTTTTCAGTTTGTGAAGGCAGCAAGACGGATTGCTAACCCTAACATGGGGTTTGCTTGCCAGTTGTTGCAGTGCCAAAAGAGGGTTCATGCCATTCCATTGAGCCCCAGTTCTGTACTGAGGATGTACAGGATGGCTCCACACTCTCCTTATGACCCTCTCCATCTGGTCCCGAAAATGTTGAACGATCCTTCTCCATCAGCTCTTGATTCTAGAGGAGCATTTATAATACACGTGCCTTCAGCAATCTATGTGTGGATTGGTAAACGATGTGAACCCATCATGGAAAGGGATACCAAGGGAGCTGCATATCAGGTTGTTCGGTATGAGAGAGTGCAGGGTCCAATTGTTACAGTTGAGGAAGGTGATGAACCATTGGAATTTTGGGATGCTTTTTACAACCTTGTGCCTTCTGTAAATAAGTCCAACAACGGGGCGCAGCTGTGCAGTGATCAGGTTGGGTCAGTGGTTAAGAATTGTGCAGGTGAGAGAAAAGTGGATTTATATAATGTTGACTATGAGCTTTTCCAAAAAGCAACTGCAGGGGGTTTTGTGCCTCCCTTTTCATCATCAGAAGCAGGGGAGGAAACCCTTCTTCCTGTACGCGAAAGTAATTGGAGTGTGTTAAGGCGCAGATTCGCTTCTGGAAAAATGAAAGAGTTCGTCTCTGCTCCCAAGGTATCCCTTTGTAGAATCTATTCCGACTCCATTTTGATAAAAGACACTGATAGTCGTGTACAAAAACTTCTGCCGTTGCTTGCAGACTCATCAACATTATCTTCACCATCTTATCACTCTCCAAATTCTGTGTCATCTGATTCAATCCCCAGTTCTAAATTTAGTTCAGAATCACCTTCACAATCTCCTTCTACATCGACATGTTCTCTTACTCCATCACCTGCTTCCTCTACCTCATCAGACTTGTTACATGTTTCTACTAACAATTCTACCCACAATGTATGCAACAGTCCACGGGTTGCGAGTGTCGGTCAATCTCCAAAATCTGGTTCTCAATCAGTTCTGTCACCGTCTAAAAGGTTTGCGCTTTCTCTTGCTGAACGAAGAGGTAGTTTGTCTCCTTCTCTGAAGTTGCCTTGCTCGAAGGATGATGCATCCCTCTCGTCTAGAAGGTTTAAAAGCGCATTTGCCAGTTCTCTTGTGAGTCTGCAAGATGGTTTGGGGAGAAACAGCCATCCCTGCTCCCTGGACAAAGCTTGCAACAAAGAAGAAGTCGCACAGTTTAAAGAAGGGTTTTCAAGTGAAGTGGGAGATGCAATTCAAGGAAGCCAGTTGCAAAATGGTTGGGAGTTGTCTGTTAAAGCTGAATCATTAGGCAAAGATTCAGAAGTCCATAGCACAATTCAACCATCCATATTTTGTTGGCCTAACTTAGAAAAGATTGAAACATTTGCAGTTAGCAATTTGGATTCAAAATCTGCATTTCTTTTCTTAGCTCCAAGTGTAGGTGTAAGCAAGGACACAGTTAGGATACCTTATTTATGGATAGGAAAATTCTTCAAACATGATAACAGCCAAACTCAATTAACTGACAAAATAGATGTAGCTGAAGTAGAACAGGTTGACTGGAATCAAGCTGGTTCGGACTTTCACAGTCTAATAGATCTTCCGAAGGATGCCACCATTAAG GTGGTTAAAGAGGAAGAGGAGCCAGCTGAATTCCTTGATCTGTTGTATTCTTTGTAG